The following coding sequences lie in one Arachis hypogaea cultivar Tifrunner chromosome 9, arahy.Tifrunner.gnm2.J5K5, whole genome shotgun sequence genomic window:
- the LOC112711148 gene encoding AT-hook motif nuclear-localized protein 6, protein MEEKENFGAGHAVVGDASAPESFHVAPRVETLDFSGASTPVPATGTDGKKKRGRPRKYGPDGKPTAAAAAGALSPMPISASIPLTGEFSAWKRGRGKPVESIKKSSYKFDFQSPGPGPGEGIQYSVGANFTPHVLTVNAGEDVTMKIMSFSQQGSRGICVLSANGTISNVTLRQPTSSGGTLTYEGRFEILSLSGSFMPTENGVTRSRSGGMSVSLAGPDGRVMGGGLAGLLIAAGPVQVVVGSFLPGHQLEHKSKKPRVEHISTITPSHVTPVVSNEEIRVSFGGVKPIMTPTAFHGHGENIVSFNNAPDSRNSSADNKEPLPEKESNPSHPNAEVPC, encoded by the exons atggaagaaaaagagAATTTTGGTGCTGGGCATGCAGTGGTAGGTGATGCTAGTGCCCCAGAGAGCTTCCACGTGGCACCCAGAGTTGAGACCTTAGATTTTTCCGGTGCCTCCACGCCGGTGCCAGCGACGGGGACCGatgggaagaagaagagaggaaggccTAGGAAGTATGGACCGGATGGGAAGCCAACGGCGGCGGCAGCAGCTGGGGCGCTGTCGCCGATGCCGATATCGGCATCAATTCCGTTGACGGGAGAGTTCTCAGCCTGGAAAAGGGGTAGAGGGAAGCCTGTTGAGTCCATCAAGAAGTCATCATATAAGTTTGACTTTCAAAGTCCAGGACCAGGACCAG GTGAGGGAATCCAATACTCAGTTGGTGCCAATTTTACACCACATGTACTTACTGTAAATGCTGGCGAG GATGTTACTATGAAAATTATGTCTTTTTCTCAACAAGGATCACGAGGTATATGTGTTCTCTCTGCAAATGGCACGATTTCAAATGTTACACTTCGTCAACCAACATCTTCTGGGGGTACCTTAACGTATGAG GGGCGATTTGAGATTCTTTCCTTGTCTGGTTCCTTTATGCCTACTGAGAATGGAGTTACGAGAAGCAGATCTGGCGGGATGAGTGTCTCTTTAGCAGGTCCAGATGGTCGAGTAATGGGCGGAGGACTCGCTGGTTTGCTGATAGCTGCAGGCCCTGTTCAG GTTGTTGTGGGCAGTTTTCTCCCCGGTCACCAGCTCGAGCATAAATCGAAGAAGCCTAGGGTGGAACATATATCAACCATTACCCCATCACACGTTACTCCTGTTGTCTCCAACGAGGAAATACGAGTCAGTTTTGGTGGAGTGAAGCCTATTATGACACCTACTGCATTTCATGGACATGGAGAGAACATTGTTTCCTTTAACAATGCTCCAGACTCTCGGAACTCATCTGCTGACAATAAAGAACCTTTGCCTGAAAAGGAGTCTAACCCAAGCCATCCGAATGCGGAGGTCCCATGCTAA
- the LOC112711147 gene encoding 65-kDa microtubule-associated protein 3: MSQPQSDPLLQAETTCGSLLYELQIIWDEVGENETERDRMLFELEQECLEVYRRKVDHANRNRAQLRQAIADCEAELAAICSAMGERPVHTRQSDQNAGSLKEEHARILPQLEEMRKRKSERRNQFIEVHEQIQVISMEIYGPREYIPAVVDEIDLSLRKLEDLHKQLQALQIEKSSRLKKVQEHLYTLNSLCSVLGLDFKQIINEIHPSLGESEGSNSVSNDTIQRLAVAIQELREVKLQRMQKLQDLATSMLELWNLMDTPIEEQQMFQNVTCNIAASEHEITETNTLSVDFIKCVEAEVSRLEELKSSKMKELVLKKRTELEEICRKTHLVPEIDSAVEYAVEAIESGTVDPACVLEQIEVQIAQVKEEALSRKEILEKVEKWLGACDEESWLEEYNRDDNRYNAGRGAHLTLKRAEKARALVNKIPAMVDALTSKTLAWEKEKGIQFTYDGICLLSMLEEYNILREKKEQERRKQRDLKKLQGQMIAEQEALYGSKPSPSKPQSVKKGPRMSTGGAASRRVSLGGAMIQTPKPDSKANSRVARKTDKAHQVEQNYLDDGVSCLSSARRGLDIAGVPVKKYSFGAGSTRDIEPPPLARQPFSPITSKVSSNTNMANSKDELNIQSEKLQKTISLNNMPFSTPSKTAAIVVDDENRTPKAMPIPVPSTPSTVSVPMKMVMTPAPAFGGGELVRDIEYSFEERRLGFVLQ; encoded by the exons ATGTCTCAACCTCAAAGTGATCCCCTTTTGCAAGCTGAAACAACTTGTGGGTCCCTCTTGTATGAACTTCAG ATAATATGGGATGAAGTCGGGGAGAATGAGACTGAGAGAGATAGAATGCTTTTTGAGCTTGAACAAGAGTGCCTAGAAGTATATAGAAGGAAGGTTGATCATGCCAATCGTAATAGAGCTCAATTAAGGCAGGCAATTGCTGATTGCGAGGCAGAGCTTGCAGCCATCTGTTCAGCAATGGGGGAGCGACCAGTCCATACTAGGCAG TCTGATCAAAATGCTGGAAGTTTAAAGGAAGAGCATGCAAGAATTCTGCCACAGTTGGAGGAGATGCGTAAAAGGAAGTCTGAGCGTAGAAATCAATTTATAGAAGTTCACGAGCAAATTCAAGTTATCTCAATGGAGATTTATGGACCAAGAGAATATATTCCAGCTGTTGTAGATGAAATTGATTTGTCCTTGAGAAAACTTGAAGATCTGCACAAACAGCTGCAGGCACTTCAGATTGAAAAG AGTAGTCGCCTCAAAAAGGTCCAGGAGCACCTGTATACGTTGAACTCTCTATGCTCAGTGCTTGGTCTAGACTTTAAGCAGATAATCAATGAAATCCATCCCAGCTTAGGCGAATCAGAAGGATCTAACAGTGTAAGTAATGATACCATCCAACGATTGGCTGTTGCTATACAAGAACTACGCGAAGTAAAATTGCAGAGAATGCAGAAG CTCCAAGATCTTGCAACATCAATGTTGGAGCTCTGGAACTTGATGGATACACCTATTGAAGAGCAACAGATGTTTCAGAATGTTACATGTAACATAGCTGCTTCAGAACATGAAATAACTGAAACTAACACCTTGTCTGTGGACTTCATCAAATGT GTTGAAGCAGAAGTATCAAGATTAGAAGAGTTAAAATCAAGCAAAATGAAAGAGCTTGTTTTGAAGAAGAGAACAGAACTAGAGGAGATATGTCGAAAGACTCATCTGGTTCCAGAAATAGATAGTGCTGTTGAATATGCTGTTGAAGCTATAGAGTCCG GAACTGTGGACCCTGCTTGTGTGCTTGAACAAATTGAAGTTCAGATTGCTCAAGTTAAAGAGGAAGCTTTAAGCCGAAAAGAAATACTTGAAAAGGTTGAGAAATGGTTGGGAGCCTGTGATGAGGAGTCTTGGCTTGAGGAATACAACAGG GATGACAATCGATACAATGCTGGGAGAGGTGCTCATCTTACTCTCAAGCGAGCTGAGAAAGCACGTGCCTTGGTTAATAAAATCCCAG CAATGGTAGATGCATTGACTTCAAAAACTTTAGCATGGgaaaaggaaaaaggcattcagTTCACCTATGATGGT ATTTGCCTGCTCTCCATGCTGGAAGAGTACAACATATTACGGGAAAAGAAAGAGCAAGAACGCCGCAAGCAGCGG GATCTGAAGAAACTTCAGGGACAAATGATAGCGGAACAGGAGGCACTATATGGGTCAAAACCGAGCCCTTCGAAGCCCCAGAGTGTAAAAAAGGGACCTAGGATGTCAACTGGTGGGGCAGCTAGTCGAAGAGTTTCCCTCGGAGGAGCAATGATTCAAACTCCAAAACCTGATTCAAAAGCTAATTCTCGTGTTGCAAGAAAGACTGATAAAGCACACCAAGTTGAGCAGAATTACTTGGATGATGGTGTTTCATGTTTATCATCAG CTAGAAGAGGACTAGATATTGCTGGTGTTCCTGTAAAAAAGTATTCATTTGGTGCCGGGAGCACTCGTgacatagaaccaccacctcttGCTCGACAGCCTTTTTCGCCTATCACTTCGAAAGTATCATCAAATACCAATATGGCAAATTCCAAGGATGAATTGAATATACAGAGTGAGAAGTTGCAGAAAACAATTTCACTTAACAATATGCCATTCTCTACTCCCTCAAAGACAGCTGCTATTGTGGTGGATGATGAGAATAGAACACCAAAGGCAATGCCAATTCCTGTCCCTTCTACACCTTCCACTGTTTCAGTTCCAATGAAGATGGTCATGACTCCAGCTCCTGCTTTTGGAGGTGGTGAATTGGTCCGTGACATTGAATATTCCTTTGAAGAAAGACGTCTTGGTTTTGTCTTACAATGA